In Ochrobactrum vermis, the following proteins share a genomic window:
- the thrS gene encoding threonine--tRNA ligase: MSNTVSMQFPDGSVREYDASMTGAGLAESISKSLAKKAVAYAVDGTVRDLSDPLGASGKIEILTREDPRALELIRHDTAHVLAEAVQELFPGTQVTIGPVIENGFYYDFARNEPFTPDDLPVIEKKMREIIQRNKPFTKEIWSREKAKQVFADKGEAYKVELVDAIPAGQDLKIYSQGEWFDLCRGPHMASTGQIGNSFKLMKVAGAYWRGDSNNPMLTRIYGTAFANDNDLQAYLHMLEEAEKRDHRRLGREMDLFHFQEEGPGVVFWHAKGWKMFQNLVSYMRRRLDSHGYQEVNAPQVLDKSLWETSGHWGWYRDNMFKVTVAGDETDDDRVFALKPMNCPGHVMIFKHGLKSYRDLPIKLAEFGNVHRYEPSGALHGLMRVRGFTQDDAHIFCTEEQMAAECLRINDLILSVYKDFGFEEITIKLSTRPDKRVGSDDLWDRAESVMMSVLEKIQQQSNNIKTGILPGEGAFYGPKFEYTLKDAIGREWQCGTTQVDFNLPERFGAFYIDKDSEKRQPVMIHRAICGSMERFLGILIENFAGHMPLWFAPVQVVVATITSDADEYAAQAAAKLKAAGLQVTTDLRNEKINYKVREHSLQKVPVILVCGKREAEENTVNMRRLGSRDQESMTLDEAIARLVDEATPPDLLRLKNGG, encoded by the coding sequence ATGTCGAATACCGTTTCCATGCAATTTCCCGATGGCTCTGTGCGTGAATACGATGCGTCGATGACCGGCGCGGGCCTCGCGGAATCGATTTCCAAATCTCTTGCCAAAAAAGCTGTTGCCTATGCCGTTGATGGCACCGTGCGCGATCTTTCCGATCCACTCGGCGCTTCCGGCAAAATCGAGATTCTGACCCGCGAGGACCCGCGCGCGCTTGAACTCATCCGCCATGATACGGCGCATGTTCTGGCAGAAGCCGTGCAGGAGCTTTTTCCAGGCACACAGGTTACCATCGGTCCTGTCATCGAAAACGGCTTCTACTACGACTTTGCGCGTAATGAACCGTTTACCCCGGACGATCTGCCTGTGATCGAAAAGAAGATGCGCGAGATCATCCAGCGCAACAAGCCTTTCACCAAGGAAATCTGGTCGCGCGAAAAGGCGAAGCAGGTTTTCGCCGACAAAGGCGAAGCCTACAAGGTCGAGCTGGTGGACGCCATTCCGGCCGGGCAGGACCTCAAGATTTACTCTCAGGGTGAATGGTTCGATCTCTGCCGCGGCCCGCACATGGCCTCGACCGGCCAGATCGGCAATTCCTTCAAGCTGATGAAGGTTGCCGGAGCCTATTGGCGCGGTGATTCCAACAATCCGATGCTGACCCGCATCTATGGTACCGCCTTTGCCAACGACAACGACCTTCAGGCCTATCTTCATATGCTTGAAGAGGCCGAAAAGCGCGATCATCGCCGTCTCGGCCGTGAAATGGACCTGTTCCATTTCCAGGAAGAAGGACCGGGCGTCGTGTTCTGGCATGCCAAGGGCTGGAAGATGTTCCAGAATCTGGTGAGCTATATGCGTCGCCGCCTCGATAGCCACGGCTATCAGGAAGTGAACGCGCCGCAGGTGCTCGACAAGTCGCTCTGGGAAACCTCGGGCCACTGGGGCTGGTACCGCGACAACATGTTCAAGGTGACCGTCGCCGGTGACGAAACCGACGATGATCGCGTGTTTGCGCTGAAGCCGATGAACTGCCCCGGCCATGTGATGATCTTCAAGCATGGTCTCAAGTCCTATCGCGATCTGCCGATCAAGCTTGCGGAATTCGGCAATGTTCACCGCTATGAGCCGTCAGGCGCATTGCATGGGTTGATGCGCGTGCGCGGCTTTACGCAGGACGATGCGCACATCTTCTGCACGGAAGAGCAGATGGCTGCCGAATGCCTGCGCATCAATGACCTGATCCTGTCGGTCTATAAGGATTTCGGTTTCGAAGAGATCACCATCAAGCTGTCGACCCGTCCTGACAAGCGCGTCGGTTCGGATGATCTTTGGGATCGTGCCGAAAGCGTGATGATGTCGGTTCTGGAAAAGATCCAGCAGCAGTCGAACAACATCAAGACCGGTATTCTGCCGGGCGAGGGCGCGTTCTACGGTCCTAAGTTCGAATATACGCTGAAGGACGCCATCGGTCGTGAATGGCAGTGCGGCACCACGCAGGTGGACTTCAATCTGCCGGAACGCTTTGGCGCCTTCTATATCGACAAGGATTCGGAAAAGCGCCAGCCGGTGATGATCCACCGCGCGATCTGCGGCTCTATGGAACGCTTCCTCGGTATCCTGATCGAGAACTTCGCCGGTCACATGCCGTTGTGGTTTGCGCCAGTCCAGGTTGTCGTTGCCACGATCACTTCGGACGCCGACGAATATGCAGCTCAGGCGGCAGCCAAGCTGAAAGCGGCCGGGTTGCAGGTCACAACCGATCTGCGCAACGAGAAGATCAACTACAAGGTTCGCGAACATTCGTTGCAGAAAGTTCCGGTGATCCTCGTTTGCGGCAAGCGCGAAGCCGAAGAAAATACGGTCAATATGCGCCGTCTCGGTTCGCGGGATCAAGAATCCATGACGCTTGATGAAGCCATCGCACGGCTGGTGGACGAAGCGACCCCGCCCGATCTGCTCCGCCTCAAGAATGGTGGCTGA
- the hisI gene encoding phosphoribosyl-AMP cyclohydrolase: MSFFPTQPSDKKAVEEGAAFMPRFDASGLITAVVTDVRDGELLMVAHMNEEALRLTLETGIAHYWSRSRATLWKKGETSGNLQSVVELRTDCDQDALWLKVRVAGDGPTCHTGRRSCFYRQVLAENGDISLAIEGACDHEH, from the coding sequence ATGAGCTTCTTTCCCACCCAGCCTTCCGACAAGAAGGCCGTAGAAGAAGGCGCGGCATTCATGCCGCGCTTCGATGCATCAGGTCTCATTACAGCAGTCGTCACTGATGTGCGTGACGGCGAATTGCTGATGGTGGCTCATATGAACGAGGAAGCATTGCGCCTCACCCTGGAAACGGGAATTGCGCATTACTGGTCCCGTTCGCGGGCCACGCTCTGGAAGAAGGGCGAGACGTCAGGCAATCTGCAAAGTGTTGTCGAGTTGCGCACGGATTGCGATCAGGACGCGCTTTGGCTGAAAGTGCGCGTCGCAGGCGATGGACCGACATGCCACACGGGTCGCCGCTCCTGTTTTTATCGGCAGGTTCTCGCCGAGAATGGCGATATATCGCTCGCCATTGAAGGCGCTTGCGATCACGAGCATTAA
- a CDS encoding iron-sulfur cluster assembly scaffold protein yields the protein MIDDIYNKRILEFAGNMERLGRLPEPDAVAKVHSKLCGSTVTVYLKMTDGIVTDFAHEVKACALGQASSSVMARNIIGASAEELKAVHDEMYKMLKEEGPAPEGRFADLKYFEPVREYRARHASTLLTFDAVVDCIRQIEEKAKAA from the coding sequence ATGATCGATGATATTTATAACAAACGCATCCTGGAATTCGCCGGAAACATGGAGCGTCTCGGGCGTCTTCCCGAGCCCGACGCGGTTGCCAAGGTGCACTCCAAGCTGTGCGGATCGACCGTTACCGTCTATCTGAAAATGACCGATGGCATCGTGACGGATTTCGCGCATGAGGTGAAGGCCTGCGCGCTTGGACAGGCTTCTTCCTCCGTGATGGCGCGCAATATCATCGGCGCTTCCGCAGAAGAACTGAAAGCCGTTCACGATGAAATGTACAAGATGCTGAAGGAAGAGGGGCCAGCACCGGAAGGACGTTTCGCGGACCTGAAATATTTCGAACCTGTCCGCGAATACAGGGCTCGCCATGCCTCAACGCTGCTTACTTTCGATGCGGTTGTCGATTGCATCCGGCAGATAGAGGAAAAGGCCAAAGCCGCCTGA
- the folE gene encoding GTP cyclohydrolase I FolE — protein sequence MDARILKEDEDSGLPTNKQANVALLHGKPTQADAEAAVRTLLLWAGDNPEREGLLETPKRVAKAYKELFAGYTESPEEVLGTVFEEVGGYNDLVLVKDISFHSHCEHHMVPIIGKAHVAYLPDHKVVGLSKIARVVDIFARRLQTQESITAQIADSIQRILKPRGVAVMIEAEHMCMAMRGIRKQGSTTITTTFTGEMQVNAEEQVRFMTLTRR from the coding sequence ATGGACGCTCGCATCCTCAAAGAAGATGAAGATTCCGGCCTGCCGACCAACAAGCAGGCAAACGTAGCCCTTTTGCATGGCAAGCCGACGCAGGCCGATGCAGAAGCCGCCGTACGCACGCTTTTGCTCTGGGCCGGAGACAACCCGGAGCGCGAAGGTCTTCTGGAAACGCCGAAGCGCGTGGCCAAGGCCTATAAGGAGCTGTTCGCAGGTTATACGGAAAGCCCGGAAGAGGTCCTCGGCACGGTGTTCGAGGAAGTCGGCGGCTATAACGATCTTGTTCTCGTGAAGGACATTTCGTTCCATTCGCATTGCGAGCACCATATGGTGCCGATCATTGGCAAGGCGCATGTTGCCTATCTGCCTGATCACAAGGTGGTGGGTCTTTCCAAGATTGCCCGCGTCGTGGATATTTTCGCGCGCCGCCTGCAGACGCAGGAAAGCATCACCGCGCAAATCGCCGATAGCATCCAGCGCATTTTGAAGCCACGCGGCGTTGCGGTCATGATCGAGGCCGAGCATATGTGCATGGCCATGCGCGGTATCCGCAAGCAGGGTTCGACGACCATCACCACCACGTTTACCGGCGAAATGCAGGTGAATGCGGAGGAACAGGTGCGTTTCATGACCCTGACCCGCAGATAA
- the yidD gene encoding membrane protein insertion efficiency factor YidD, producing MCACGENHKGEGAAKRYSRNFTDPWRKTPGRLIGTAFVRFYQVTLSSLIGNSCRHLPTCSEYTYEAIARHGLWSGGWMGLFRVMRCGPFGTHGFDPVPRTLSSDLKWYLPWRYWRCSSS from the coding sequence ATGTGTGCCTGTGGTGAGAACCATAAGGGCGAGGGTGCAGCGAAACGCTATAGCCGCAATTTCACCGATCCCTGGCGCAAGACGCCGGGAAGGCTGATCGGCACGGCGTTCGTGCGATTCTATCAGGTGACGTTGTCATCCCTTATCGGCAATTCCTGCCGGCATCTGCCCACCTGTTCCGAATATACCTATGAAGCGATTGCCCGCCATGGCCTATGGAGCGGTGGCTGGATGGGGCTTTTTCGCGTCATGCGTTGCGGGCCGTTCGGCACTCACGGTTTCGATCCGGTGCCTCGAACACTCTCCAGCGACCTTAAATGGTATCTGCCCTGGCGATATTGGCGCTGCTCATCGTCTTAG
- a CDS encoding D-alanyl-D-alanine carboxypeptidase: protein MLKSSSRLSRLIASLALGASVLCTSAAMANTSWVVFDADSGRILGQDDANVQRAPASLAKMMTLYLAFEGLKTGTLHWDDAMPVSKNASAKVRMKLWLKPGETITVRDAINGMIIVSANDAATVMGEYIAGSEAAFGRLMTQRARQIGMKSTFFVNPSGLTANATQLTTARDMAVLGMSLRRDFPDQYALFSQRSFTFRDRVRNGHNNLMYRYGGVDGIKTGYTDVSGYNLVSSAIINDKHLVGVVLGAGSARQRDDQMAKLLTRFGTEGSDAKAQLVAMAKPQPVAKQVASATPKSDAVADLIDDSRIEQGDGGFLIASAASAATWTIQLGAPPTLAGAKELQAKYRPAVDKVAPGLKAEISPAEKRRKVYRVRFAGFKDSASAEKACTQLKQQKIDCLPIRN from the coding sequence ATGCTGAAATCATCGTCCCGCCTTTCTCGTCTCATTGCATCCTTAGCGCTCGGTGCGAGTGTGCTATGTACGTCAGCGGCGATGGCAAACACCTCCTGGGTCGTCTTCGATGCTGATAGCGGACGAATCCTTGGACAGGACGATGCCAATGTGCAGCGTGCACCGGCTTCGCTTGCGAAGATGATGACGCTTTATCTGGCATTCGAAGGTCTCAAGACCGGCACGCTGCATTGGGACGATGCAATGCCTGTGTCGAAGAATGCGTCTGCGAAAGTTCGCATGAAGCTCTGGCTGAAGCCGGGTGAGACGATCACTGTCCGTGATGCGATCAATGGCATGATCATCGTGTCGGCCAATGACGCAGCGACGGTAATGGGCGAATATATAGCCGGATCGGAAGCCGCCTTTGGCCGGTTGATGACGCAGCGTGCACGCCAGATCGGCATGAAGAGCACTTTTTTCGTTAATCCGTCGGGTCTGACAGCAAATGCTACCCAGCTTACGACTGCACGCGACATGGCTGTACTTGGTATGTCGTTGCGCCGTGATTTTCCGGATCAGTATGCACTGTTTTCGCAACGCTCCTTCACCTTCCGTGACCGGGTTCGCAATGGCCACAACAATCTGATGTACCGTTATGGCGGCGTTGATGGCATCAAGACCGGCTATACGGATGTATCCGGCTACAACCTCGTTTCATCTGCCATCATCAACGACAAGCACCTTGTTGGCGTCGTACTGGGTGCTGGATCGGCGCGGCAGCGCGACGACCAGATGGCGAAGCTGCTGACGCGATTCGGTACTGAAGGTTCCGATGCCAAGGCGCAGCTCGTTGCAATGGCCAAGCCGCAGCCGGTCGCAAAGCAGGTCGCTTCGGCTACGCCGAAGTCGGATGCAGTCGCCGACCTGATCGACGATTCCCGTATCGAGCAAGGCGATGGCGGCTTCCTGATTGCCTCTGCGGCGAGTGCCGCGACCTGGACGATCCAGCTCGGCGCTCCGCCGACGCTTGCCGGGGCCAAGGAACTGCAGGCAAAGTACCGTCCAGCGGTCGACAAGGTGGCGCCGGGCTTGAAAGCTGAAATCTCGCCTGCCGAAAAGCGCCGCAAGGTTTATCGCGTGCGTTTTGCCGGTTTCAAGGATTCGGCATCCGCCGAAAAGGCGTGTACGCAGCTGAAACAACAGAAGATCGACTGCCTTCCGATCCGGAACTGA
- a CDS encoding patatin-like phospholipase family protein: MMLAWGQRRKAANNDLAPPTEEIIEKHEIKREPRRIALALGGGAARGWAHIGVLRALDEANIDIEMIAGTSIGALVGGCYLAGKLDELEEFARSLTRRRMFNLLDITFRGSGLFGGMRLDGRLREHLDGLRIEELDRPFVAICTELRTGHEIWLSSGPLVDAMRASYALPGVFEPVRWQERVLVDGALVNPVPVSVCRAYEQRLVLAVNLHYDQYGRAAVIKHAQSRQEGLAEAIHGEKEARLGITGVMMEAFNIIQDRISRARMAGDPPDVTLMPIVGQIGLADFHRASEAIDAGYAETLKRLEDIKRLQGIAG, translated from the coding sequence GTGATGCTTGCATGGGGGCAAAGGCGGAAGGCTGCGAATAACGACCTCGCCCCGCCGACAGAAGAGATCATCGAAAAGCATGAAATCAAGCGTGAGCCGCGCCGGATAGCCTTGGCGCTTGGCGGAGGAGCTGCGCGCGGTTGGGCGCATATCGGCGTTCTGCGCGCACTGGACGAAGCCAATATCGATATAGAGATGATTGCCGGGACATCTATAGGCGCGCTCGTGGGCGGCTGTTATCTGGCCGGAAAGCTTGATGAGCTGGAAGAGTTCGCCCGCAGCCTCACACGGCGGCGCATGTTCAACCTTCTCGACATCACATTTCGCGGCAGCGGGCTGTTCGGCGGCATGAGGCTCGACGGCCGCTTGCGCGAACATCTGGACGGATTACGCATTGAGGAGCTGGATCGTCCCTTTGTTGCCATCTGCACCGAATTGCGCACCGGTCATGAAATCTGGCTGTCATCAGGTCCGCTTGTCGATGCCATGCGTGCCTCTTACGCCCTGCCCGGTGTTTTCGAACCTGTGCGCTGGCAGGAGCGTGTTCTGGTGGACGGTGCATTGGTCAATCCTGTGCCCGTATCCGTATGTCGTGCTTATGAGCAGCGCCTCGTTCTGGCAGTTAATCTGCATTACGACCAATACGGGCGCGCCGCCGTCATCAAGCACGCGCAATCGCGCCAGGAAGGTCTGGCTGAAGCAATCCATGGCGAGAAAGAAGCCCGTCTCGGCATTACCGGCGTGATGATGGAAGCCTTCAACATCATTCAGGATCGTATCTCACGTGCCCGAATGGCTGGCGATCCACCGGATGTCACGCTTATGCCGATTGTGGGGCAGATCGGTCTCGCCGATTTCCATCGCGCATCCGAGGCAATCGATGCCGGATATGCGGAAACATTGAAGCGGCTTGAGGATATCAAACGTCTTCAGGGCATCGCCGGCTGA